A region of Dictyostelium discoideum AX4 chromosome 1 chromosome, whole genome shotgun sequence DNA encodes the following proteins:
- the phgA gene encoding RabGAP/TBC domain-containing protein, translating to MICFDNSTAHTDSNNNNNQCDLPENYKELVTTGKVEKLILSPSSSLDRPKTLPPKSQEEVLKHQREYEEIQRKAKKTLEREAKEKEKLDAIRKEKERSLIDARKVWEEDIIPVWEKNSKKRDIKKIKDLSWRGLPPAVRGKIWRLCIGNDLRVTDELFNIFLGHANNAYNKTTSPPLKSSLSSSSKSPNINIDLRQANNSIHHSRSPMNTSTDGEDDVLDLETTNMALILQDIQDTFPSLMIFQKGGPLHSDLIDVLGAYICYRPDIGYVPGMTFLAAMFLLNMEKCDAFLSLSNHINSVCFLPFFRQDQSGIPKYLAAMDSTVEALTPPLHKHFKEIGISAKNYLVDWITTLFSKALPLDVATRIWDLVFIEGEIFIYRTALSILRYFISDLIQATYDECIDLFNKLPQRKISEDKLFEEIQSIVLDQRKFDKLLEK from the exons atgatttgttTTGACAACAGTACTGCCCACACTGa tagtaataataataataatcaatgtGATTTACCagaaaattataaagaatTAGTGACAACAGGTAAAGttgagaaattaattttaagtCCAAGTTCATCATTGGATAGACCAAAAACATTACCACCAAAATCACAAGAGGAAGTATTAAAACATCAGAGAGAATATGAAGAGATACAGAGGAAAGCAAAGAAAACTTTAGAGAGAGAagcaaaagaaaaagagaaactAGATGCaattagaaaagaaaaagagagaTCATTGATAGATGCAAGAAAGGTATGGGAAGAGGATATCATACCAGTGTGGGAGAAGAACAGCAAGAAAAGagatataaaaaagataaaagatTTATCATGGAGGGGACTGCCACCAGCAGTGCGCGGCAAAATTTGGAGACTATGCATAGGCAATGATCTTCGTGTCACCGATGAActtttcaatatatttttagGGCATGCGAATAACGCATATAATAAAACTACTTCACCacctttaaaatcatcaCTATCGTCATCATCGAAATcaccaaatataaatatagatTTAAGACAggcaaataattcaatacaTCATAGTAGATCACCGATGAATACATCAACCGATGGCGAGGATGACGTGTTGGATTTGGAGACGACTAATATGGCGTTGATTTTACAGGATATTCAAGACACGTTCCCATCGTTGATGATCTTTCAAAAGGGCGGTCCGCTACATAGCGATTTGATCGACGTGTTGGGGGCCTATATTTGCTACAGGCCCGACATTGGGTACGTGCCGGGCATGACGTTCTTGGCGGCGATGTTTCTATTGAATATGGAGAAATGTGATGCATTtctatcattatcaaatcatATCAATAGTGTTTGTTTCTTACCATTCTTTCGTCAAGATCAATCTGGTATACCAAAATATTTAGCGGCAATGGATTCAACGGTTGAGGCATTGACACCACCACTACATAAACATTTCAAAGAGATTGGTATAAGTGCAAAGAATTATTTAGTCGATTGGATAACAACCCTCTTCTCAAAAGCATTGCCATTGGATGTTGCAACTCGTATTTGGGATTTAGTTTTCATTGAAGGTGAAATTTTCATATATAGAACTGCACTATCCATTCTACGTTACTTCATCTCTGATCTAATTCAAGCAACTTATGATGAATGTATAGATTTATTCAATAAATTACCTCAAAGAAAAATTTCTgaagataaattatttgaagaaaTTCAGTCAATAGTTTTAGACCAAagaaaatttgataaattattagaaaaataa
- the rsc5 gene encoding cellular retinaldehyde-binding/triple function domain-containing protein, whose product MESTASTSDSASAITTGLSEVDINQQSPPIILKEGEIFDPLKNLNEKQLEAFKEIKSNFSDLTDPTDIAFCTDMCFLRYLRARNYIVSKSEKMLRDTLEWRKKFRPQDIQLGGDIREIGSAGCVYVNKRDKKGRPIIFAVPRNDTLKNVPSELKFKNLVYWLEQGFSRMDEPKGIEQFCFIVDYKDFGSGNMDMKTNLEAMHFLLDHCPERMGQSLFLDPPALFWFAWKIISPFLNEVTLSKVRFINSKKVDGKRTFAELLEYVDIENLEQNLGGNLDYNYNIDEYLKENPDPIVDTPPITFSTETDSKKQKKEKKKEEKEKKKEEKEKKKEEKEEKKKEKEEKKKLKKEASFTKQQENADEVD is encoded by the exons atggaATCAACAGCATCAACAAGCGATAGTGCATCCGCCATAACCACTGGTTTAAGTGAAGTAGACATTAATCAACAATCTCCACCAATTATACTTAAAGAGGGTGAGATTTTTGAcccattaaaaaatttaaatgaaaaacaattagaaGCATTCAAAGagattaaatcaaatttctCAGATTTAACTGATCCAACTGATATTGCATTTTGTACAGATATGTgttttttaagatatttaagAGCTAGAAATTATATTGTTTCAAAATCTGAaaaa atgtTAAGAGACACATTAGAATGGAGAAAGAAATTTAGACCACAAGATATCCAATTAGGTGGTGATATTAGAGAAATTGGTTCAGCTGGTTGTGTTTATGTAAATAAAAGAGACAAAAAAGGAAGACCAATCATTTTTGCAGTTCCAAGAAATGATACACTCAAAAATGTACCAAGTGAactcaaatttaaaaatttagtttATTGGTTAGAACAAGGTTTCAGTCGTATGGATGAACCAAAAGGTATTGAACAATTTTGTTTCATTGTCGATTATAAAGATTTCGGTAGTGGTAATATGGATATGAAAACAAATTTAGAAGCTATGCACTTTTTATTAGATCATTGTCCAGAAAGAATGGGTCAATCTTTATTCCTTGAT ccaCCAGCACTCTTTTGGTTTGCATGGAAAATTAtttcaccatttttaaatgaagtTACACTTTCAAAAGTTAGATttataaatagtaaaaaagtTGATGGAAAAAGAACTTTTGCAGAATTATTAGAATatgttgatattgaaaatttggAACAAAATTTAGGTGGTAATTTAGATTATAATTACAATATCGATGAATACTTGAAAGAAAATCCAGATCCAATCGTAGATACTCCACCAATCACTTTTTCAACTGAAACAgattcaaaaaaacaaaagaaagaaaagaaaaaagaagaaaaagaaaagaaaaaagaagaaaaagaaaagaaaaaagaagaaaaagaagagaaaaagaaagaaaaagaagagaaaaagaaattaaagaaagaaGCATCTTTTACTAAACAACAAGAAAATGCTGATGAAgttgattaa
- the orcB gene encoding origin recognition complex subunit 2 codes for MEEYTDSGEDKNVYSDDDNDYFTASTQNNRTSKNTDSSPLDPKRLAEEMSKIQPKHEKEKKKLFESYYKTRENEENGADNHCFKFNKIYTDLKFDYSVLVSGFGSKIQLIETFVKEFCTDGPSLHFKGYLPNLSVRDLLYKITFSLFGIDKKIASPIAHCNFIKSIFESGSMDINKMRQTFGGRFDYGIPDHVYVVIHNIDGYSLRNETSQLTLALLATIPQVHMIATIDAIGAQLLWDNRMLSNFNWTTYSMPTYQPYDLELSYDTNTKGGGGGGGIGSKSSSGTNKNLQPSTILTVLKSLTEISTDIFKELLTYLIKKKKNKMEFKILFDICRDAFLVSSESGLKTQLREFIDHKIIIQKEIGDTTFLIIPIETSVMEIILSQLENSIS; via the exons ATGGAAGAATATACAGATTCAGGAGAAGATAAAAATGTAtatagtgatgatgataatgattattTTACGGCATCAACACAAAATAATAGAACCTCAAAGAATACTGATTCCTCTCCTTTGGATCCAAAA agattagCAGAAGAAATGTCAAAAATTCAACCAAAACatgaaaaagagaaaaaaaaattatttgaatcataTTATAAGACAagagaaaatgaagaaaatggtGCTGATAAtcattgttttaaatttaataaaatatatacagatttaaaatttgattatagTGTATTGGTATCGGGTTTTGGTagtaaaattcaattaattgaaaccTTTGTAAAAGAATTTTGTACTGATGGTCCTTCACTTCATTTTAAAGGTtatttaccaaatttaaGTGTTAGAgat ttattatataaaattactttttcattatttggtaTTGACAAAAAGATAGCATCACCAATTGCACattgtaattttataaagAGTATATTTGAAAGTGGTAGTAtggatattaataaaatgagaCAAACATTTGGTGGTAGATTTGATTATGGAATACCTGATCATGTTTATGTTGTAATTCATAATATTGATGGATATTCATTAAGAAATGAAACTAGTCAATTAACATTAGCATTATTAGCAACTATACCTCAAGTACATATGATTGCAACAATAGATGCAATAGGTGCACAATTATTATGGGATAATAGAATGTTatcaaatttcaattggACAACTTATTCAATGCCAACTTATCAACCATATGATTTAGAATTATCTTATGATACAAACACCaaaggtggtggtggtggcggTGGTATTGGTAGTAAATCTTCAAGTGGTACCAATAAGAATTTACAACCATCAACAATTTTAACCGTTTTGAAAAGTTTAACTGAAATTTCAACAGATATATTCAAAGAATTATTAACTTATCTAattaagaaaaagaaaaataaaatggaatTTAAAATACTTTTTGATATTTGTAGAGACGCATTTTTAGTTAGTTCTGAATCTGGTTTAAAAACTCAACTTCGAGAATTTATTGatcataaaattattattcaaaaagaaattggtgatacaacttttttaattattccaATTGAAACTTCTGTTatggaaattattttatcacaattagaaaattcaatatcataa
- the kcnma1 gene encoding calcium-activated BK potassium channel, alpha subunit has protein sequence MDEEEGKKPSPSPIINNGNNIGDGDKNNNNNNNSILKNNNNNSNNNNLNDNNNGIRERRVSKIVNINESINRSSPNLNADKIIPKVDFNKSRFDDEGYLKQSSFYNESFRDQNEVYEQQLTGNHQKDTVLGVSSHLENSDSDSDSDGSIEEIDENSFENNDIVNFEEDKKKRLYLKAYKETYQRVDFVLEHINIFLSIVSIGLFIALSYLPNMVKYPITQDEITNNFRVRQINHVVVAISAYFCFDFVRIFIFAKDKIKFFKKKNTILDIITIVPILITMIPSIPVTPLGFLRVLRILKAPRLFKLHGATSVLKQIIQLILSIIILIILFASMICEIEGIKFHDSIYYAVVSLSTVGYGDITPRSTLGRMVAILMIMVALGYLPVQTGKLIAVLSATKSWNGEYKPSKKKKFVTIIGNIFESSLTTFLREFFFNSRIGEMPVIILSNVDQPSFWDSLTNRIKKRYFFFKGSIGSQQDVQRVKLDRSKAVFIFSKKSLNHSQQDDNENILRVMSVRSFNATIPIFAQAMVPRLKRKMIAAGATQVVSVQELKMNLLAQSCISPGFITLVMNLLRSDLEKYNDSDEYASGNSYEIFTQPFSSAFYGLTFSQVVQLVYETFGMIIFGIEVQSGDKRRIKINPKNSFIIQEGTYGVLLAKNKLQSKRIKFCGTELVKRKIEAIKQTNLRNTEIGILDKDCKLVWEYDPIDKSYQCKLKFIPKSHNKNTNKKSLRRMLLEKKRDILNGNTDSSDDTISKNTFQKTTSIGGGLTTDTNGTVGVDNFTFLTNGQHRQQQQQQQQQHHHQHHKRNSSIDFEDNTTNNIAAASNNFNPLNSTDIHLHQTIGRPPSMDFSTTTGNSTSLMTDIPQPPSNDLFSSRLPKRFWGSHFLDDCIVDSVESMDNIRNHIIIAGSSVDCIENFISPLREGHIRRYEPIVILTPKLTEDQWKYIESYPEIYVVEGKCYEFSDLKRAGVYKCSKIVVLTHDANSEELLFNDRETLLSMVCIREVARKNIKIFPIYEISEPLNMKFLPGNFNWKQNQPFYHSPSFAAGNVFLSSVFDSLLCQCFFNPHLLSMISVLVGMNTDNQFKKSVTKVFQVPLPEHFYHHRFGYLFESLVESNIICIALFRTHHKGGGANKNTVNGASSPNQDLNNSYNSTPIDASGTSQKTNMNTPINPVVSGLPPHLIDDLDSHNDEITRYVLTNPSPSTMLREDDRLFILIRFQSNSVYDQHEDHSYEGASSSNSN, from the exons ATGGATGAAGAGGAAGGAAAAAAGCCATCACCATCCCCTATTATcaataatggaaataatataggtgatggtgataaaaataataataataataataatagtattttaaaaaataataataataatagtaataataataatttaaatgataataataatggaattaGAGAAAGAAGAGTTagtaaaattgtaaatattaatgaatcaattaataggAGTAGTCCAAATTTGAATGCAGATAAAATAATACCAAaagttgattttaataaatcaagatttgatgatgaaggtTATTTAAAGCAATCATCATTTTATAATGAATCATTTAGAGATCAAAATGAAGTTTATGAACAACAATTAACAGGAAATCATCAAAAGGATACTGTATTGGGTGTATCATCACATTTGGAGAATTCAGATTCAGATTCAGATTCAGATGGTTCAATCGAAGAAATTGATGAgaattcatttgaaaataatgatatagtAAATTTTgaagaagataaaaaaaagagattataTTTAAAAGCATATAAAGAAACTTATCAAAGAGTTGATTTCGTACTTGAACATATCAATATTTTCCTATCAATagtttcaattggtttattcATTGCTTTATCTTATTTACCAAATATGGTAAAATATCCAATCACTCAAGATGAAAttactaataattttagaGTTCGTCAAATTAAtcatgttgttgttgcaatTTCTgcttatttttgttttgattttgttagaatttttatttttgcaaAAGATAA aattaaattttttaaaaaaaaaaatacaattttagatattattacaattgtaccaattttaattacaatGATACCATCAATTCCAGTAACACCATTAGGATTTTTAAGAGTtttaagaattttaaaagctccaagattatttaaacttCATGGCGCAACATCAGTattgaaacaaataattcaattgatattatcgattattatattaattattttatttgcaTCAATGATATGTGAAATTGAAGGTATTAAATTTCATGATTCAATTTATTATGCAGTTGTATCATTGTCAACCGTTGGTTATGGTGATATAACACCAAGATCAACATTGGGTAGAATGGTAGCGATTTTAATGATTATGGTTGCATTGGGTTATTTACCTGTTCAAACTGGTAAATTAATTGCAGTACTTTCAGCAACTAAATCATGGAATGGTGAATATAAACCATctaaaaagaagaaatttgTAACTATCATTGGTAACATTTTCGAAAGTTCTTTAACCACATTTCTAAGGGAATTCTTCTTTAATTCTAGAATTGGTGAAATGCCAGTGATTATTCTATCAAATGTTGACCAACCTTCATTTTGGGATTCTTTAAccaatagaattaaaaaaagatatttctttttcaaaggTTCAATAGGTAGTCAACAAGATGTTCAAAGGGTTAAATTGGATCGATCGAAAGCAGTTTTCATTTTCTCTaagaaatcattaaatcATTCACAAcaagatgataatgaaaacaTTTTAAGAGTGATGTCTGTTAGATCATTCAATGCAACTATACCAATTTTCGCTCAAGCAATGGTACCAAGATTAAAGAGAAAAATGATTGCTGCAGGTGCAACTCAAGTAGTATCAGtacaagaattaaaaatgaatctTTTAGCACAATCTTGTATTTCACCAGGTTTTATCACATTGGTTATGAATTTATTAAGATCAGATCTTGAGAAATATAATGATTCCGATGAATATGCAAGTGGTAATTCTTATGAAATTTTCACTCAACCTTTTTCAAGTGCATTCTATGGTTTAACATTCTCACAAGTGGTTCAATTGGTTTATGAAACTTTTGGTATGATCATTTTTGGTATAGAAGTTCAAAGTGGTGATAAACgtagaattaaaattaatccaAAGAATTCATTCATCATTCAAGAAGGTACCTATGGTGTATTATTGGCAAAGAATAAACTTCAAtctaaaagaattaaattttgtggTACTGAATTGGTCAAAAGAAAGATTGAAGCAATTAAACAAACAAATCTACGTAATACTGAAATTGGTATATTGGATAAAGATTGTAAATTGGTTTGGGAATATGatccaattgataaatcttATCaatgtaaattaaaattcataCCAAAATctcataataaaaatacgaataaaaaatcattaagaAGAATGTtattagaaaagaaaagagatattttaaatggtaataCTGATAGTAGTGATGatacaatttcaaaaaatactTTTCAAAAAACAACAAGTATTGGTGGTGGTCTTACAACTGATACAAATGGTACtgttggtgttgataattttacatttttaacaAATGGTCAACatagacaacaacaacaacaacaacaacaacaacatcatcatcaacatcataaacgtaattcttcaattgattttgaagatAATACTACTAATAATATTGCCGCTGCTTCCAATAACTTTAATCCATTAAATAGTACCGATATACATTTACATCAAACTATTGGTAGACCACCAAGTATGGATTTTAGTACAACTACTGGTAATTCAACTAGTTTAATGACCGATATACCACAACCAccttcaaatgatttattttcaagTAGATTACCAAAAAGATTTTGGGGTTCTCACTTTTTAGATGATTGTATTGTAGATAGTGTAGAATCAATGGATAATATTAGAAATCATATTATCATTGCAGGTTCATCAGTTGATTGTATTGAAAATTTCATTTCACCACTTAGAGAAGGTCATATTAGACGTTATGAACCAATCGTCATTTTAACACCAAAACTAACAGAAGATCAATGGAAATATATTGAAAGTTATCCAGAGATTTATGTAGTTGAAGGTAAATGTTATGAATTTAGTGATTTGAAAAGAGCTGGTGTCTATAAATGTTCAAAGATCGTCGTACTCACTCATGATGCAAACTctgaagaattattattcaatGATCGTGaaacattattatcaatgGTTTGTATAAGAGAAGTAGCtagaaaaaatattaaaatatttccaATCTATGAAATCTCTGAACCTTTAAATATGAAATTCTTACCTGGTAATTTCAATTGGAAACAAAATCAACCATTTTATCATTCACCATCATTCGCAGCTGGTAATGTTTTCCTTAGTTCAGTTTTCGATAGTTTATTATGTCAATGTTTCTTTAATCCACATTTATTAAGTATGATTAGTGTATTGGTTGGTATGAACACTGataatcaattcaaaaaaagtgTTACCAAAGTATTTCAAGTACCATTACCTGAACATTTCTATCATCATAGATTTGGTTACTTATTTGAAAGTTTAGTCGAATCAAATATAATTTGTATAGCTTTATTTAGAACTCATCATAAAGGTGGTGGTGCTAATAAGAATACTGTAAATGGTGCTTCCTCCCCAAATCAAGATCTAAACAATAGTTACAATTCAACTCCAATAGATGCCTCTGGTACTTCTCAAAAAACTAATATGAATACACCAATCAATCCAGTTGTATCAGGTTTACCTCCtcatttaattgatgatctTGATTCTCATAATGATGAAATCACTCGTTATGTACTAACAAATCCTTCACCATCGACTATGTTACGTGAAGATGatagattatttattttaattagatTTCAATCAAATTCTGTTTATGATCAACATGAAGATCATTCTTATGAAGGTGCTTCaagttcaaattcaaattga